One window of Flavobacterium ammonificans genomic DNA carries:
- a CDS encoding carboxypeptidase-like regulatory domain-containing protein, with protein MKLKIAFLLFVFQIGFSQSEKTIKGTVLSDNFPMAKVDVVNFNSKKSTLTDTEGKFVLTGKLGEILIFIAKGYDLKRVVIDADMMLKQDNLVVLVKKPEELQEVLIVKTPSIHLSKDEKFEQDKLDDIAMDKLQKTLKNPGVYDGQTAGIDFFKIANMIGKLFSKEKEIVKAESPPIVFKDLIKNNFKPDFYTKTLHLKEDEVALFLEFCDVDPKARLIEKSNNQLMLLDFLHQKRDEFKKI; from the coding sequence ATGAAATTAAAAATAGCTTTTTTGTTGTTTGTTTTTCAAATTGGCTTTTCGCAATCCGAAAAAACGATTAAAGGTACAGTTTTATCGGATAATTTCCCAATGGCAAAAGTAGATGTCGTAAATTTTAATTCCAAAAAAAGTACCCTTACTGATACTGAAGGCAAGTTTGTTCTAACTGGTAAACTTGGGGAAATTCTAATTTTTATTGCTAAGGGATACGATTTAAAACGTGTTGTAATTGATGCGGATATGATGCTAAAGCAAGATAATTTAGTAGTTTTAGTAAAGAAGCCGGAAGAGTTGCAAGAAGTTCTGATTGTCAAAACGCCCTCCATTCACTTGAGTAAAGATGAAAAATTTGAGCAGGATAAACTAGATGATATAGCTATGGATAAGCTACAAAAAACGCTTAAAAATCCTGGGGTTTATGACGGACAAACTGCAGGGATAGATTTTTTTAAAATTGCCAATATGATTGGTAAACTGTTTTCCAAGGAGAAAGAAATTGTTAAAGCGGAATCGCCACCAATAGTATTTAAAGACCTAATAAAAAATAATTTTAAACCTGATTTTTATACTAAAACCTTGCATTTGAAAGAGGATGAAGTCGCTCTTTTTCTCGAATTTTGTGATGTCGATCCCAAAGCTAGATTGATAGAGAAAAGTAATAATCAATTAATGCTTTTGGACTTTTTGCATCAAAAGAGAGATGAGTTTAAAAAAATATAA
- a CDS encoding DUF2683 family protein: protein MTTLTIKINERTKAGKAFMAMSESFFKGVKGIEIIETDSNKIEESPYDPEFVAMVKKAQKSKNRTIVDPNDIWGSLGLK from the coding sequence ATGACTACATTAACCATTAAAATCAACGAACGCACTAAGGCAGGTAAAGCCTTTATGGCGATGTCTGAATCTTTTTTTAAAGGGGTAAAAGGAATTGAAATTATTGAAACGGATTCTAATAAAATTGAGGAAAGTCCCTATGATCCTGAATTTGTTGCAATGGTAAAAAAAGCTCAAAAAAGTAAAAATAGAACAATAGTAGATCCGAATGATATATGGGGAAGTTTAGGGTTGAAATAA
- a CDS encoding Txe/YoeB family addiction module toxin: MGKFRVEITDLAKKQIAKHLKSGNQSSIKKIAIILNELSETPYSGVGKPEALKSNLSGFWSRQINPKDRLIYTVNDDLVVVDVISAMGHYSDK, encoded by the coding sequence ATGGGGAAGTTTAGGGTTGAAATAACAGATTTAGCAAAGAAGCAAATTGCTAAACATTTAAAGTCTGGCAATCAGTCTAGTATCAAAAAAATAGCAATAATTTTAAATGAATTATCTGAAACTCCTTATTCGGGAGTTGGTAAACCCGAAGCTTTAAAATCCAATTTATCTGGCTTTTGGTCAAGACAAATCAACCCAAAAGACCGATTAATTTATACTGTTAATGATGATTTGGTTGTTGTAGATGTTATTTCTGCAATGGGTCATTATTCTGATAAATAA
- the lpxK gene encoding tetraacyldisaccharide 4'-kinase has product MNLLRKILFPFAILYGFITSIRNFLFDKCILASYSFDLPVIVVGNLSVGGTGKTPQIEYLIRLFSERYAIATLSRGYKRKSKGFVLANANATAENLGDEPYQFYQKFPSIQVAVDVDRKNGIEQLLTQEKKPQVILLDDAFQHRKVKAGFYILLTAYDDVFVDDFLLPTGNLRESRSGAQRADVIVVTKCPTTLSETEQSQIKQRIKSYSDAPVYFSTIAFDENVQSSIASVPVATIQQSACVLLAGIAKPASFFNYLTNSASICLTYPDHHHFTETDIQQIKQQAGEKMIVTTEKDYVRLKDSILKEQLYYLPIRTSLLVGSNEFDASVLDYLKQ; this is encoded by the coding sequence ATGAATCTTCTCCGAAAAATACTATTCCCTTTCGCTATTCTGTATGGTTTCATTACAAGTATTCGCAATTTTTTGTTTGACAAATGCATTTTAGCTTCCTATTCGTTTGACCTTCCCGTTATTGTTGTAGGGAATTTGAGCGTGGGCGGAACAGGCAAAACACCGCAGATAGAGTATCTGATTCGGTTATTTTCTGAACGCTACGCCATAGCGACTTTAAGTAGAGGGTATAAAAGAAAATCAAAAGGGTTTGTTTTGGCGAATGCCAATGCTACAGCTGAAAATTTAGGAGACGAACCCTATCAATTTTACCAAAAGTTCCCATCGATCCAAGTAGCGGTAGACGTCGATAGAAAGAATGGGATTGAACAATTATTGACTCAAGAGAAGAAGCCTCAAGTTATTTTATTGGATGATGCTTTTCAACACCGCAAAGTCAAGGCGGGTTTTTATATTTTGTTGACGGCTTATGATGATGTATTTGTGGATGACTTTTTATTGCCAACAGGTAATTTAAGAGAATCAAGAAGTGGTGCTCAAAGAGCAGATGTGATTGTAGTAACCAAATGCCCTACAACACTTTCTGAGACAGAACAAAGTCAAATTAAGCAAAGAATAAAATCATATTCGGATGCTCCGGTTTATTTTAGCACGATTGCTTTTGATGAAAATGTACAATCTAGTATTGCATCTGTTCCAGTGGCAACTATTCAGCAATCGGCTTGTGTACTTCTGGCAGGAATTGCAAAACCAGCTTCGTTTTTTAATTATTTGACAAACTCAGCATCTATTTGTTTGACCTATCCAGATCATCATCATTTTACGGAAACTGATATCCAACAAATTAAACAACAAGCAGGAGAGAAGATGATTGTAACTACCGAAAAAGATTATGTTCGTTTGAAAGACTCTATCCTAAAAGAGCAATTGTATTATTTGCCTATTCGAACTTCGTTACTAGTTGGTTCAAACGAATTTGATGCCTCGGTATTGGACTATTTGAAGCAATAG
- the gap gene encoding type I glyceraldehyde-3-phosphate dehydrogenase — protein MKIRIAINGFGRIGRNLFRLLLNHPQIEVVAINDIADTKTMAHLVKYDSIHGVLPFEVSSDANGIIVNGKHIPFFHEKSIANLDWKTLHIDYVIESTGKYKTFEELNAHILAGAKKVILSAPSEVDSIKTVVLGVNESILDGSETIISNASCTTNNAAPMIQIIDQLCGIEQAYITTIHSFTTDQSLHDQPHKDLRRARGASQSIVPTTTGAAKALTKIFTHLENKMGGCGIRVPVPDGSLTDITFNVKRAVTIDEINTAFKTAAETNLKGILAYTEDPIVSVDVIGNTHSCIFDAQLTSVIDKMVKVVGWYDNEIGYSSRLIDLILYSNNLKA, from the coding sequence TTGAAAATACGAATTGCCATCAATGGTTTTGGAAGAATTGGTCGAAATCTTTTTCGATTACTTTTGAACCATCCCCAAATAGAAGTGGTTGCTATTAATGACATTGCCGACACTAAGACAATGGCACATTTAGTAAAATACGATAGTATTCATGGCGTATTACCATTTGAAGTCAGCTCCGATGCAAACGGGATTATAGTAAATGGGAAGCACATTCCATTCTTCCACGAAAAAAGCATTGCTAATTTGGATTGGAAAACTCTCCACATTGACTATGTCATCGAATCAACTGGAAAATATAAAACTTTCGAAGAACTGAATGCGCATATTTTGGCTGGAGCCAAAAAGGTAATTCTATCGGCACCTTCTGAAGTAGATAGTATTAAAACAGTAGTATTAGGAGTAAATGAATCGATACTAGACGGGAGCGAAACTATCATTTCCAATGCGAGTTGCACGACCAACAATGCGGCACCGATGATTCAAATCATTGACCAATTGTGTGGCATTGAACAAGCCTACATCACCACCATTCACTCGTTTACTACCGACCAAAGCTTACACGACCAACCTCATAAAGATTTACGTCGCGCGCGTGGTGCAAGCCAATCTATAGTTCCTACAACAACTGGAGCAGCCAAAGCACTGACAAAAATCTTTACGCATTTAGAAAATAAAATGGGAGGTTGTGGCATTCGAGTTCCGGTTCCGGATGGATCTTTAACGGATATTACTTTCAATGTCAAACGAGCAGTGACCATTGACGAAATCAATACCGCATTTAAAACAGCTGCCGAAACCAATCTAAAAGGAATATTAGCGTACACCGAAGATCCAATAGTATCTGTAGATGTAATAGGCAATACGCATTCCTGTATTTTTGACGCCCAATTGACCTCTGTGATTGACAAAATGGTAAAAGTAGTGGGTTGGTATGACAATGAAATTGGCTACTCGTCTCGATTGATTGATTTGATTTTATACTCCAACAATCTGAAAGCCTAA
- the lipA gene encoding lipoyl synthase, whose protein sequence is METVLENKLPTAKPKWLRVKLPIGKKYTELRGLVDKYSLNTICTSGSCPNMGECWGEGTATFMILGNICTRSCGFCGVKTGRPETVDWDEPEKVARSIKIMNIKHAVITSVDRDDLKDGGSIIWIETVKAIRRMNPNTTLETLIPDFQGIERNIDRIVEANPEVVSHNIETVRRLTREVRIQAKYDRSMEVLRYLKEKGINRTKSGIMLGLGEEEEEVMQTLRDLRAANVDVVTIGQYLQPSKKHLPVKEYITPEQFEKYEKYGLELGFRHVESGALVRSSYKAQKHIL, encoded by the coding sequence ATGGAAACTGTTTTAGAAAATAAATTACCAACAGCTAAGCCAAAATGGTTGCGTGTAAAATTGCCTATTGGTAAAAAATACACGGAGTTAAGAGGATTAGTTGACAAATACAGCTTGAACACAATTTGTACTTCTGGAAGTTGTCCTAATATGGGCGAATGCTGGGGAGAAGGTACTGCAACCTTTATGATTTTAGGGAATATTTGTACCCGTTCTTGTGGTTTTTGTGGAGTAAAAACAGGCCGTCCAGAAACAGTTGATTGGGACGAACCCGAAAAAGTAGCGCGTTCTATAAAAATCATGAACATCAAACATGCCGTGATTACCAGTGTAGATCGTGACGATTTAAAAGATGGCGGATCTATCATTTGGATAGAAACTGTAAAAGCGATTCGCAGAATGAATCCGAACACAACTTTAGAAACCTTAATTCCAGATTTTCAAGGCATTGAAAGAAATATTGATCGTATCGTAGAAGCCAATCCGGAAGTAGTTTCACATAATATTGAAACTGTACGTCGATTAACTCGTGAAGTGCGCATACAAGCTAAATACGATCGTAGTATGGAAGTATTGCGTTATTTAAAAGAAAAAGGAATCAACAGAACCAAATCGGGTATTATGCTTGGTTTAGGCGAAGAAGAGGAAGAAGTGATGCAAACACTTCGTGATTTACGCGCTGCCAATGTAGATGTAGTGACTATCGGTCAATATTTACAGCCTAGTAAAAAACACTTACCTGTTAAAGAATACATCACACCAGAACAATTCGAGAAATACGAAAAATACGGATTGGAATTGGGTTTCCGTCACGTAGAAAGCGGCGCTTTAGTGCGTTCGTCTTACAAGGCACAAAAACACATTCTTTAA
- a CDS encoding RNA polymerase sigma factor: protein MEINQQIEKAKLGDQTAFTFLLDYYWNEVYGFMLVRTENETDAEDITIETFSKAFNKISTYNNEFQFNTWLIAIAKNGHVDLLRKRKSSVFIEITDDEDQKAHNVADTTPSVEDKIITEQNLSQLLKFIKELKPHYQEVIQMRYFQEMSYQEIALKIDEPLSNVKIKILRAKKLLAEIIQKGSKG from the coding sequence GTGGAAATAAACCAACAAATAGAAAAAGCAAAACTAGGCGATCAAACTGCCTTCACTTTTCTATTGGATTATTATTGGAATGAAGTATATGGTTTTATGTTGGTACGTACTGAAAACGAAACGGATGCCGAGGACATCACCATCGAAACCTTCTCTAAGGCATTTAACAAAATCAGCACCTACAATAACGAATTTCAGTTCAATACTTGGTTAATCGCCATTGCTAAAAACGGTCATGTTGATTTGTTACGCAAACGAAAATCAAGTGTATTTATAGAAATTACGGATGACGAAGATCAGAAAGCTCACAATGTAGCCGACACGACGCCTTCTGTAGAGGACAAAATAATTACAGAACAAAACCTTTCACAATTATTGAAATTCATTAAAGAATTGAAACCACACTATCAGGAAGTCATTCAAATGCGGTATTTTCAAGAAATGAGTTATCAAGAAATAGCCCTCAAAATTGACGAACCGTTGAGCAATGTGAAAATCAAAATTTTGAGAGCTAAAAAATTATTAGCCGAAATCATTCAAAAAGGATCCAAAGGGTAG
- a CDS encoding glycosyltransferase, which yields MLILLYIFIGLAVIQLAYYLGVFGQFAFAKAQQITPKRIPISVIVCAKNEEENVVKYIPLLAEQNYPDFEIVLIDDASGDNTLEIFEQFEKQYPNVRLVKVENNEAFWGNKKYALTLGIKAAKKEYLLFTDADCYPTSKDWITAMSSQFTMQKTIVLGYGKYEKIANSFLNKIIRFENVLNTIQYFSWAKLGFPYMGLGRNMAYKREEFFNVNGFIDHMQIRTGDDELFINQAANGKNTTIAFTPESFSVSKPKTTFSAFFNQKRRQIATADYFKSSDQFKLGLFYGSQLLFIITAAVLFAFQFEWIIVLSIFLGRYLIAWIVVGFSARKLKENDIKWWFPIVEIVLIFTQVNAYFTNLFSKPIQWK from the coding sequence ATGCTTATACTTTTATACATTTTTATTGGACTAGCCGTAATTCAATTGGCATACTATCTAGGTGTTTTTGGGCAATTTGCTTTTGCAAAAGCACAACAAATTACACCCAAAAGAATTCCTATTTCGGTAATTGTATGTGCTAAAAATGAAGAAGAAAATGTAGTGAAGTACATTCCGCTTTTAGCCGAACAAAATTATCCTGATTTTGAAATCGTTTTGATAGACGATGCCTCAGGTGACAATACATTAGAAATTTTCGAACAATTTGAAAAACAATATCCTAATGTTCGATTAGTAAAAGTAGAGAACAATGAAGCCTTTTGGGGTAATAAAAAATACGCATTGACATTAGGAATCAAAGCAGCTAAAAAGGAATACCTTCTTTTTACTGATGCCGATTGTTACCCAACATCAAAAGATTGGATTACAGCAATGAGTTCGCAATTCACCATGCAAAAAACGATTGTTTTAGGTTACGGTAAATATGAAAAAATCGCTAACTCATTCTTAAACAAAATCATTCGTTTTGAGAATGTATTGAACACTATTCAATATTTTTCTTGGGCAAAATTAGGCTTCCCATATATGGGATTAGGTCGTAATATGGCGTACAAAAGAGAAGAATTTTTCAATGTAAATGGTTTTATCGACCATATGCAAATTCGCACAGGAGACGATGAATTATTCATTAATCAAGCTGCCAACGGTAAAAACACAACCATTGCTTTTACTCCTGAAAGTTTTTCTGTTTCTAAACCAAAAACTACCTTTTCGGCTTTTTTCAACCAAAAGAGAAGACAAATTGCTACCGCAGACTACTTTAAGTCAAGTGATCAATTTAAACTAGGATTATTTTATGGTTCACAATTATTATTTATAATAACGGCGGCTGTTTTATTTGCATTTCAGTTTGAATGGATTATTGTTTTAAGTATTTTCTTGGGACGCTATTTGATTGCTTGGATCGTTGTCGGATTTTCAGCTAGAAAACTTAAAGAGAATGATATTAAATGGTGGTTTCCTATTGTTGAAATTGTACTTATCTTTACACAAGTGAATGCGTATTTTACCAATTTATTCTCAAAACCAATCCAGTGGAAATAA
- the murB gene encoding UDP-N-acetylmuramate dehydrogenase: protein MTLHSNFSLKNYNTFGIEAKANQFIAVHSLDELKTVLVENPTEKKFILGGGSNMLLTQDINALVIHIDLKGKKIIDENDDFVWVESQAGENWHEFVLWTIDQNFGGLENMSLIPGNVGTTPVQNIGAYGAEIKDHFISCQAISIANQEVRTFQNEECRFGYRESIFKNEVKDQYIITSVVFKLTKRNHKINTSYGDILGELEKNNIQKPSLKDVSNAVIAIRQSKLPDPKELGNSGSFFKNPIVPKSDFEKIHQRFPEMKYFEVSTTEVKVPAGWLIEQAGFKGKRFGDAGVHKNQALVLVNYGNATGQEILAVSKDIQETVFTTFGIRIEAEVNVI, encoded by the coding sequence ATGACGCTACACTCTAATTTTTCTCTAAAAAACTACAATACTTTTGGCATTGAAGCCAAAGCAAATCAATTCATCGCGGTACATTCGTTAGATGAATTGAAAACTGTTTTAGTTGAAAATCCAACGGAGAAAAAATTTATTTTAGGTGGTGGAAGCAATATGCTTCTCACTCAAGATATAAATGCTTTGGTGATTCATATTGATTTAAAGGGCAAAAAAATCATTGATGAAAATGACGATTTTGTATGGGTAGAAAGTCAGGCAGGTGAAAACTGGCACGAATTTGTACTTTGGACCATTGATCAAAATTTTGGTGGCTTAGAAAATATGTCCCTAATTCCGGGTAATGTAGGAACTACACCAGTGCAAAATATTGGCGCTTATGGTGCCGAAATCAAAGATCACTTTATTTCTTGTCAAGCCATTTCGATAGCTAATCAAGAAGTGAGAACGTTTCAAAATGAGGAATGTCGTTTTGGTTACCGAGAAAGCATTTTCAAAAACGAAGTCAAAGACCAATACATCATCACTTCAGTAGTTTTTAAATTAACCAAACGCAATCATAAAATAAACACTTCTTATGGTGATATTTTAGGCGAATTGGAGAAAAACAACATCCAAAAACCAAGTTTGAAAGACGTAAGTAATGCTGTTATTGCGATTCGTCAAAGTAAATTACCTGATCCTAAAGAATTAGGAAACAGTGGTAGTTTCTTTAAAAATCCTATTGTTCCCAAATCAGATTTTGAGAAAATTCACCAACGATTTCCTGAAATGAAATACTTTGAAGTTTCTACTACCGAAGTGAAAGTTCCTGCAGGTTGGTTAATTGAACAAGCAGGTTTCAAAGGCAAACGTTTTGGCGATGCCGGAGTACACAAAAATCAAGCTTTGGTCTTGGTGAATTATGGAAATGCTACTGGTCAAGAAATATTGGCCGTTTCAAAAGACATTCAAGAAACTGTTTTTACTACTTTCGGAATTCGTATTGAGGCTGAAGTAAATGTGATTTAA